The Anaeromyxobacter sp. Fw109-5 genomic interval TGATGAAGTCTTCCCTCGCCACGGGGCCACGCGTGAACCGATCGAGCGTGAACTGCTCGAAGAGCTCGTGCTTGCCACGTCCGGTGAGCCAGTCGGCGTACAGCTCGGCGACGGCGGGGGCCATCATGAAGCCGTGCCCGACGAAGCCCGAGAGCTGGTGGAAGTTCTCGAAGCCGGCGGGGCCGAGCACGGGGTTGTTGTCCGGCGTGACGTCGTAACACCCCGCCCACTGCCGCAACACGCGGGTCCCGGCCAGCAGCGGGATGCAGTCGATCGCCGCGCGCGCGAAGCGCGCCAGGAAGCGCAGGGTCGACCCCTGCACCACGCCCTCGGGCTCGAGCGGATCGCCCATGCCGCCCACGAGCTCCCCGCGCTGCGACTGAGAGAAGTAGAGCCCGTTGCCGAGGACCGACACGAGCGGGTCGAGCCAGGGCTTCATCGGCTCGGTGACCAGGATCTCGTGGCGGGTGGGCCGGTTCGGGAGCGCGACGCCCGCCAGCGCCGCCACCTCCTTGGACCACGCCCCCGCCGCCACGACGACGAGGTCGCAGGCCACGCGGCCGCGGTCGGTCACCACCGCGGTGACGCGCTTCTCCGCCCGCTCGAACCCGGTCACCGTCGTGAACGTGGCGACCCGGGCGCCGGCGGCCTCCGCCCTGCCCGCGTAGCCCCACAGGAACGGCCAGGGGAAGACCACGCCGTCATCCGGGTTGTAGGAGGCGGCCAGGAAGCGCGCCGGATCGAGCTGCGGGACCACCTCGAGCGCCTCGGCCCGGCCGAGCACGCGGGTGCGCAGCCCCTCGCGCCGGTGGAAGTCGGCGTTCCGCTCGATGCGCTCCACCTGCTCGGGCGTGGGGGCGAGGAAGAGGTACCCGCCGCGGCGGAACCAGACGTTCACGCCCATCTCGACGGCGAACCGATCGCACAGCTCGAGCGAGCGGCGGGCGAGGCGGATCATCGTGGGCGTGGTCCACTGCGCGCGGACCCCGCCGCCGTTCCTGCCGGAGGCGCCGGCGTTCAGGTAGGCGCGCTCGAGCACGAGCACGTCCCGCGTGCCGCGCCGGGTGAGCTCGTAGGCGAGGGCGAGGCCCATGATGCCGCCGCCGACGATGACGACGTCGGCGCGGGCGGGGAGCGGAGCGAGCTCCGCCGCCGGCGTGCGCGCCTCGGCGGGGGCGACGGGCACGCCGTCGTCGAGCGGCAGCTCGTCCGGCGCGATCGCCGCGAGCGCGCCGAGCGGCACCGGCCGGTAGGGGGGCCGGACCGTGAAGGGCAG includes:
- a CDS encoding FAD-dependent oxidoreductase, coding for MTKSIVCACEDVLVEEVRRAFLAGNRDLESVKRYTGFGTGPCQGKSCVSLVARELLRLGATPAEVLPFTVRPPYRPVPLGALAAIAPDELPLDDGVPVAPAEARTPAAELAPLPARADVVIVGGGIMGLALAYELTRRGTRDVLVLERAYLNAGASGRNGGGVRAQWTTPTMIRLARRSLELCDRFAVEMGVNVWFRRGGYLFLAPTPEQVERIERNADFHRREGLRTRVLGRAEALEVVPQLDPARFLAASYNPDDGVVFPWPFLWGYAGRAEAAGARVATFTTVTGFERAEKRVTAVVTDRGRVACDLVVVAAGAWSKEVAALAGVALPNRPTRHEILVTEPMKPWLDPLVSVLGNGLYFSQSQRGELVGGMGDPLEPEGVVQGSTLRFLARFARAAIDCIPLLAGTRVLRQWAGCYDVTPDNNPVLGPAGFENFHQLSGFVGHGFMMAPAVAELYADWLTGRGKHELFEQFTLDRFTRGPVAREDFIIG